A section of the Burkholderia mallei ATCC 23344 genome encodes:
- a CDS encoding DUF3619 family protein: MSSAPATKEELDFALKVRRALDERAASLPAATADRLAAARRAALARKKPDAAIVLVPALAGGAGTLELRPPGEPRSSLARRLARAWPLALLLAGLIGIAYWEDMQRTAELADIDAAMLSDDLPLTAYLDHGFNAYLSHTH; encoded by the coding sequence ATGAGCTCCGCTCCCGCTACGAAAGAAGAACTCGATTTCGCCCTCAAGGTGCGCCGCGCGCTCGACGAGCGCGCGGCCTCGCTACCCGCCGCGACGGCGGACCGGCTCGCCGCCGCGCGCCGCGCCGCGCTCGCGCGCAAGAAGCCCGATGCCGCGATCGTGCTCGTGCCGGCGCTCGCCGGCGGCGCCGGCACGCTCGAGCTGCGCCCGCCCGGCGAGCCGCGCAGCTCGCTCGCGCGCCGGCTCGCGCGCGCGTGGCCGCTCGCGCTGCTGCTCGCGGGACTCATCGGCATCGCGTACTGGGAGGACATGCAGCGCACGGCGGAGCTCGCCGACATCGATGCCGCGATGCTGAGCGACGACCTGCCTCTCACCGCGTACCTCGACCACGGGTTCAACGCGTACCTTTCGCATACTCACTAA
- a CDS encoding RNA polymerase sigma factor, with translation MASDKELADFLAGVERRAFKQAAYAVRDDDASLDIVQDAMIRLAEKYGDRPAAELPLLFQRILQNAIHDYFRRQKVRNTWVSLFSSLNNTDDDEFDPLETLESADGDGVESGETRLEREQVLALIDDEIQKLPARQREAFLMRYWEDMDVAETAAAMGCSEGSVKTHCSRATHALALALKAKGITL, from the coding sequence ATGGCATCAGACAAGGAACTCGCGGACTTTCTGGCGGGCGTCGAAAGGCGCGCGTTCAAGCAGGCTGCATACGCGGTGCGCGACGACGACGCGTCGCTCGACATCGTGCAGGACGCGATGATCCGGCTCGCGGAAAAATACGGCGACCGCCCGGCCGCCGAATTGCCGCTGCTTTTTCAACGGATCCTTCAGAACGCGATCCACGATTATTTCCGCAGACAAAAGGTGCGCAACACCTGGGTCAGCCTGTTCTCGTCGCTGAACAACACCGACGACGACGAGTTCGACCCGCTCGAGACGCTCGAATCGGCGGACGGCGACGGCGTCGAGAGCGGGGAGACGCGGCTCGAGCGCGAGCAGGTGCTCGCCCTCATCGACGATGAAATCCAGAAGCTTCCGGCGCGTCAACGGGAAGCCTTCCTGATGCGTTATTGGGAGGATATGGATGTCGCCGAGACAGCCGCCGCCATGGGGTGCTCCGAAGGCAGCGTCAAGACGCACTGCTCCCGGGCCACTCACGCATTGGCGTTGGCGCTCAAGGCCAAAGGAATCACGCTATGA
- a CDS encoding RDD family protein has protein sequence MIAPALPSEPPPPSVRRRLAALAYEGLLLFGVVFFAGLMFGVALQQRNGLDHRNLLAGWIALVVGAYFVWFWTHGGQTLPMKTWRLRVETARGAPLSAGRALARYALGWLWFLPPLALHPLAGFPLLRTLAATAVWFALWALAARLHPSRQFPHDRLAGTRIVDASRRG, from the coding sequence GTGATCGCGCCCGCGCTCCCGTCCGAGCCGCCGCCGCCGAGCGTGCGCCGCCGGCTCGCCGCGCTCGCGTACGAAGGCCTGCTGCTGTTCGGCGTGGTGTTCTTCGCCGGCCTCATGTTCGGCGTGGCGCTGCAGCAGCGCAACGGCCTCGATCATCGCAACCTGCTCGCCGGCTGGATCGCGCTCGTCGTCGGCGCGTACTTCGTCTGGTTCTGGACGCACGGCGGCCAGACGCTGCCGATGAAGACCTGGCGGCTGCGCGTCGAGACCGCGCGCGGCGCGCCGCTGTCGGCCGGCCGCGCGCTCGCCCGCTACGCGCTCGGCTGGCTGTGGTTCCTGCCGCCCCTCGCGCTGCACCCGCTCGCCGGCTTCCCGCTGCTCCGCACGCTCGCCGCGACGGCCGTCTGGTTCGCGCTGTGGGCGCTCGCCGCGCGCCTGCATCCGAGCCGCCAGTTCCCGCACGACCGCCTCGCCGGCACCCGCATCGTCGACGCGTCCCGCCGCGGCTGA
- a CDS encoding TetR/AcrR family transcriptional regulator has translation MEAKPPRRTRERILELSLKLFNEIGEPNVTTTTIAEEMEISPGNLYYHFRNKDDIINSIFAQFEQQIERRLRFPEDHRPTIDETWSYLQYMADFMSTYRFLYRDLNDLLARNRTLETHFKQIISHKVRFAREMCELLAADGELVATPAEIEVIATNMAVIATYWLSYQYVMHPRKYNDQDAIREELHQVSMHVISVIAPYLRGRSRQIFDDLVSGKLPKREFHDYLPPRDGSPRKDTKQ, from the coding sequence ATGGAAGCGAAACCTCCCCGCCGCACGCGCGAACGGATACTTGAGTTGTCGTTGAAACTCTTCAACGAGATCGGCGAGCCGAACGTCACGACGACGACGATCGCCGAGGAAATGGAAATCAGCCCAGGCAACCTGTACTACCATTTCCGCAACAAGGACGACATCATCAACAGCATCTTCGCGCAGTTCGAACAGCAGATCGAACGGCGCCTGCGTTTTCCCGAAGATCATCGGCCGACGATCGACGAAACGTGGTCGTACCTGCAGTACATGGCCGACTTCATGTCGACCTATCGGTTCCTGTATCGCGATCTGAACGATCTGCTCGCGCGCAACCGCACGCTCGAGACGCACTTCAAGCAGATCATCAGCCACAAGGTGCGCTTCGCGCGCGAGATGTGCGAGCTGCTCGCGGCCGACGGCGAGCTCGTCGCGACGCCCGCCGAGATCGAGGTGATCGCCACCAACATGGCGGTGATCGCCACCTACTGGCTGTCGTATCAATACGTGATGCATCCGCGCAAATACAACGACCAGGACGCGATCCGCGAGGAACTGCACCAGGTCAGCATGCACGTGATCTCGGTGATCGCGCCGTATCTGCGCGGCCGCTCGCGGCAGATCTTCGACGATCTCGTGTCGGGCAAGCTGCCGAAGCGCGAATTCCACGACTACCTGCCCCCGCGCGACGGTTCGCCGCGCAAGGACACGAAGCAATGA
- a CDS encoding diacylglycerol kinase yields the protein MRAKAPPASPSRKQAAHAGAARPAHVRLAPSETHEPAEPHEPLGPDDPLALPHNPYKGNRGLMRAWYALKNSYNGFRVAIREESAFRQELTLAAIMLPIAVFVPVEPASRALLIGTVLLVLIVELLNSSVETAIDRISLERHELSKRAKDLGSAAVTVALCTCLSTWGLILGPLVWRRLAG from the coding sequence ATGCGCGCGAAAGCGCCCCCCGCCAGCCCGTCGCGAAAGCAGGCCGCTCATGCCGGCGCGGCGCGCCCCGCTCACGTGCGCCTCGCGCCGTCTGAAACACACGAGCCCGCCGAGCCGCACGAGCCGCTCGGCCCGGACGATCCGCTCGCGCTGCCGCACAACCCGTACAAGGGCAATCGCGGCCTGATGCGCGCGTGGTACGCGCTGAAGAATTCGTACAACGGCTTTCGCGTCGCGATCCGCGAAGAGAGCGCATTCCGGCAGGAGCTCACGCTCGCGGCGATCATGCTGCCGATCGCCGTGTTCGTGCCCGTCGAGCCGGCGTCGCGCGCGCTGCTGATCGGCACCGTGCTGCTCGTGCTGATCGTCGAGCTGCTGAACTCGAGCGTCGAGACGGCGATCGACCGGATCTCGCTCGAGCGCCACGAGCTGTCCAAGCGCGCGAAGGATCTCGGCAGCGCGGCCGTCACGGTCGCGCTCTGCACGTGCTTGAGCACCTGGGGCCTCATACTCGGCCCCCTCGTCTGGCGCCGGCTCGCCGGCTAG
- the ilvN gene encoding acetolactate synthase small subunit, whose translation MRHIISVLLENEPGALSRVVGLFSARGYNIETLTVAPTEDQSLSRLTIVSIGSDDVIEQITKHLNRLIEVVKVVDLTDGAHIERELMLIKVRAVGKEREEMKRMADIFRGRIIDVTEKTYTIELTGASDKLDAFIQALDAGSILETVRTGSSGIGRGERILKV comes from the coding sequence ATGAGACACATCATTTCCGTCCTGCTGGAAAATGAACCGGGCGCGCTGTCGCGCGTCGTCGGTCTGTTCTCGGCACGCGGCTACAACATCGAAACCTTGACGGTGGCGCCGACCGAAGACCAGTCGCTGTCGCGCCTGACCATCGTCTCCATCGGCTCCGACGACGTGATCGAACAGATCACGAAGCATCTGAACCGCCTGATCGAGGTGGTGAAAGTGGTGGACCTGACCGACGGTGCACACATCGAGCGGGAGCTGATGCTCATCAAGGTGAGGGCAGTGGGCAAGGAGCGCGAAGAAATGAAGCGGATGGCGGACATTTTCCGCGGCCGCATCATCGACGTGACCGAAAAGACCTACACGATCGAATTGACGGGGGCGAGCGACAAGCTCGACGCATTCATTCAGGCGCTGGACGCGGGCTCGATTCTCGAAACCGTGCGCACCGGCAGCTCGGGCATCGGGCGCGGCGAGCGCATTCTGAAGGTCTGA
- a CDS encoding TIGR00730 family Rossman fold protein, whose translation MNSVCVYCGSANGAKPVYADAARAFGRALANAGLTLVYGGGRVGLMGVIADEVIASGGRAIGVITELLYDKEVGHTGLTELHVVPDMHHRKKMMAELADAFVAMPGGAGTLEEFFEVYTWAQLGYHRKPVALYNVDAFYQPLITLLEHTVDEGFMQRTYFDALCIDAAPDALIDQLVRYRPPARDKWTFVSTQEA comes from the coding sequence ATGAACAGCGTCTGCGTCTATTGCGGTTCGGCCAACGGCGCGAAGCCCGTCTACGCGGACGCGGCGCGCGCGTTCGGCCGCGCGCTCGCGAATGCCGGCCTCACGCTCGTCTACGGCGGCGGGCGCGTCGGCCTGATGGGCGTGATCGCCGACGAGGTGATCGCATCGGGCGGACGCGCGATCGGCGTCATCACGGAGCTGCTCTACGACAAGGAAGTCGGCCACACCGGCTTGACCGAGCTGCACGTGGTGCCCGACATGCATCACCGCAAGAAGATGATGGCCGAGCTCGCGGATGCGTTCGTCGCGATGCCGGGCGGCGCGGGCACGCTCGAAGAGTTCTTCGAGGTCTACACGTGGGCGCAGCTCGGCTATCACCGCAAGCCCGTCGCCCTCTACAACGTCGACGCGTTCTACCAGCCGCTCATCACGCTGCTCGAGCACACCGTCGACGAAGGCTTCATGCAGCGCACGTACTTCGACGCGCTGTGCATCGACGCCGCGCCCGACGCGCTCATCGATCAGCTCGTCCGGTATCGTCCGCCCGCGCGCGACAAATGGACGTTCGTGTCGACGCAGGAAGCCTGA
- a CDS encoding SDR family oxidoreductase — MTNTPRKVVLITGASRGIGRASALLAAARGWSVGINYARDAAAAEATADAVRAAGAQACVVRGDVAHEADVIHMFDAVQSAFGRLDALVNNAGIVAPSLPLADMDIARLKRVFDTNVLGAYLCAREAARRLSTDRGGGGGAIVNVSSIAARLGSPNEYVDYAGSKGAVDTLTLGLAKELGPHGVRVNAVRPGLIATEIHASGGQPGRAERLGAQTPLGRAGDADEVAETIVWLLSDAASYVTGALLDVGGGR; from the coding sequence ATGACGAACACGCCACGCAAAGTCGTCCTCATCACCGGCGCGAGCCGCGGCATCGGCCGCGCGAGCGCGCTGCTCGCCGCCGCGCGCGGCTGGTCGGTCGGCATCAACTACGCGCGCGACGCGGCCGCCGCCGAAGCGACCGCCGACGCGGTGCGCGCCGCGGGCGCGCAGGCGTGCGTCGTGCGCGGCGACGTCGCTCACGAAGCCGACGTGATCCACATGTTCGACGCGGTGCAGTCCGCCTTCGGCCGCCTCGACGCGCTCGTCAACAACGCGGGAATCGTCGCGCCGTCGCTGCCGCTCGCCGACATGGACATCGCGCGCCTGAAGCGCGTGTTCGACACCAACGTGCTCGGCGCGTATCTGTGCGCGCGCGAGGCCGCGCGCCGGCTGTCGACCGATCGCGGCGGCGGGGGCGGCGCGATCGTCAACGTGTCGTCGATCGCCGCGCGGCTCGGCTCGCCGAACGAGTATGTCGACTATGCGGGCTCGAAGGGCGCGGTCGACACGCTGACGCTCGGCCTCGCGAAGGAACTCGGCCCGCACGGCGTGCGCGTGAATGCGGTGCGCCCGGGCCTCATCGCCACCGAGATCCATGCGAGCGGCGGGCAGCCCGGCCGCGCCGAGCGGCTCGGCGCGCAGACGCCGCTCGGCCGCGCGGGCGATGCCGACGAGGTCGCCGAGACGATCGTGTGGCTGTTGAGCGACGCGGCGTCGTACGTGACGGGCGCGTTGCTCGACGTCGGCGGCGGACGCTGA
- a CDS encoding DUF3106 domain-containing protein, whose product MSQKRGLAVFFGCVIALVVAYAATYPRFHPQPAAVAAASAPVIASAAIALSSGEFPPLPPSSPLSWGRLTPQQHVALAPFASQWDSFSDERKRKWLKIAARFPRMSPEAQKRLQERMTEWVRMTPEQRRVARENYLVSKDLSAQAREKAWKAYQQLSPEQKEKLAAAERRRRPTVVSAPPTGKTDRDINRLVNAHDRHPASAPTASIAPSAASAPAAAPVPASPATTGAVTPPTAPTPVSPSEAPSLFNGS is encoded by the coding sequence GTGAGTCAAAAACGGGGATTGGCTGTCTTTTTCGGTTGCGTGATCGCGCTCGTCGTCGCGTACGCCGCCACCTACCCGCGCTTTCACCCACAACCGGCCGCCGTAGCCGCGGCGAGCGCGCCCGTGATCGCGTCGGCGGCGATCGCGCTGTCATCGGGCGAGTTCCCGCCGCTGCCGCCGTCGAGCCCGCTCTCCTGGGGCCGCCTCACGCCGCAGCAGCACGTCGCGCTCGCGCCGTTCGCGAGTCAATGGGATTCGTTCAGCGACGAGCGCAAGCGCAAATGGCTGAAGATCGCGGCGCGCTTCCCGAGGATGTCGCCTGAAGCGCAAAAGCGCCTGCAGGAACGCATGACCGAGTGGGTGCGGATGACGCCCGAGCAGCGCCGTGTCGCGCGCGAAAACTACCTCGTGTCGAAGGATCTGTCCGCGCAGGCTCGCGAGAAAGCCTGGAAGGCTTACCAACAGCTGTCGCCCGAGCAGAAGGAAAAGCTCGCCGCGGCCGAGCGCCGGCGCCGGCCGACGGTCGTCAGCGCGCCGCCCACCGGCAAGACCGATCGCGACATCAACCGGCTCGTCAACGCGCACGACCGCCATCCGGCGAGCGCGCCCACCGCGAGCATCGCGCCGTCCGCGGCGAGCGCGCCCGCCGCGGCGCCCGTGCCGGCCTCGCCCGCGACGACGGGCGCCGTCACGCCGCCCACCGCGCCGACGCCCGTCTCGCCTTCCGAGGCGCCGTCGCTCTTCAACGGTTCGTAA
- a CDS encoding glycosyltransferase family 4 protein, which yields MKIMIVTDAWEPQVNGVVRTLKSTARELTALGHRVELVTPLEFRTVPCPTYPEIRLSILPYRRLRERLDAFEPHALHIATEGPLGLAARRYARARKLPFTTAYHTRFPEYVQARFGVPLAATYRFLRWFHGASLAVMAPTPVVKDDLERFGFDNVVLWTRGVDLDIFRPIESKVLNTARPIFLYVGRVAIEKNVEAFLKLDLPGSKWVAGEGPALAELKSRYPEANYLGVLTQAELAKVYAAADVFVFPSRTDTFGLVLLEALACGTPVAAYPVTGPVDVLGDGGAGAMNDDLREACLEALKIDRRHARAWAERFSWRAASEQFASHLKPLQKSACPHTEGAAV from the coding sequence ATGAAAATCATGATCGTCACCGATGCGTGGGAGCCGCAAGTCAACGGCGTCGTGCGCACGCTCAAGAGCACGGCACGCGAGCTCACCGCGCTCGGCCACCGCGTCGAGCTCGTCACGCCGCTCGAATTCCGCACGGTGCCCTGCCCGACCTATCCCGAAATCCGCCTGTCGATCCTGCCGTACCGGCGGCTGCGCGAGCGCCTGGACGCGTTCGAGCCGCACGCGCTGCACATCGCGACCGAAGGCCCGCTCGGGCTCGCCGCGCGCCGCTACGCGCGCGCGCGCAAGCTGCCGTTCACGACCGCGTACCACACGCGCTTTCCGGAATACGTGCAGGCGCGCTTCGGCGTGCCGCTCGCGGCGACCTATCGCTTCCTGCGGTGGTTCCACGGCGCGTCGCTCGCCGTGATGGCGCCGACGCCCGTCGTCAAGGACGACCTCGAGCGCTTCGGCTTCGACAACGTCGTGCTGTGGACGCGCGGCGTCGATCTCGACATCTTCCGGCCGATCGAATCGAAGGTGCTCAACACCGCGCGGCCGATCTTCCTGTATGTCGGCCGCGTCGCGATCGAGAAGAACGTCGAGGCGTTCCTGAAGCTCGACCTGCCCGGCTCGAAATGGGTCGCGGGCGAGGGCCCCGCGCTCGCCGAGCTCAAATCGCGCTATCCTGAGGCGAATTACCTCGGCGTGCTGACGCAGGCGGAGCTCGCCAAGGTATATGCGGCAGCCGACGTGTTCGTGTTCCCGAGCCGCACCGACACGTTCGGGCTCGTGCTGCTCGAAGCGCTCGCGTGCGGCACGCCCGTCGCCGCCTATCCGGTGACGGGCCCCGTCGACGTGCTCGGCGACGGCGGCGCGGGCGCGATGAACGACGATCTGCGCGAGGCGTGCCTCGAGGCGCTGAAGATCGACCGGCGGCATGCGCGCGCGTGGGCCGAGCGCTTCTCGTGGCGCGCGGCGTCCGAGCAGTTCGCCTCGCACCTGAAGCCGCTACAGAAATCCGCCTGCCCACACACCGAAGGCGCAGCCGTTTGA
- a CDS encoding acetolactate synthase 3 catalytic subunit, translated as MNMPSAEFSTSESLSPQKTGSIGATVLMKALADENVEFIWGYPGGSVLYIYDELYKQDKIQHVLVRHEQAAVHAADAYSRSTGKVGVCLVTSGPGVTNAVTGIATAYMDSIPLVVISGQVPTAAIGQDAFQECDTVGITRPCVKHNFLVKDVRELAQTVKKAFYIARTGRPGPVLIDIPKDISKTPCEYEPVKNVSLRSYNPVTKGHSGQIRKAVSLLLSAKRPYIYTGGGIILADASRELNQFADLLGYPVTNTLMGLGGYRSSDRKFLGMLGMHGTYEANMAMQHCDVLIAIGARFDDRVIGDPAHFASRPRKIIHIDIDPSSISKRVKVDIPIVGDVKEVLKELIEQLQTAEHGSDADALAQWWKEIEGWRGTDCLKYDRASEIIKPQYVVEKLWELTDGNAFVCSDVGQHQMWAAQFYRFNKPRRWINSGGLGTMGFGLPAAMGVKMAHPDDDVVCITGEGSIQMCIQELSTCKQYDTPVKIISLNNRYLGMVRQWQQIEYSKRYSHSYMDALPDFVKLAQAYGHIGMRIEKSADVEPALKEALSLKDRTVFLDFQTDPTENVWPMVQAGKGITEMLLGSEDL; from the coding sequence ATGAACATGCCCAGCGCGGAATTCTCCACGTCGGAATCCCTTTCCCCTCAGAAAACCGGCTCCATCGGCGCCACCGTGCTCATGAAGGCACTGGCCGACGAGAACGTCGAATTCATCTGGGGCTACCCTGGCGGCTCGGTCCTCTACATCTACGACGAGCTGTACAAGCAAGACAAGATTCAACACGTGCTCGTGCGCCACGAGCAGGCCGCCGTGCACGCCGCGGACGCGTACTCGCGCTCGACGGGCAAGGTCGGCGTGTGTCTCGTCACGTCCGGCCCGGGCGTGACGAACGCGGTGACGGGCATCGCCACCGCCTACATGGATTCGATCCCGCTCGTCGTGATCAGCGGCCAGGTGCCGACCGCGGCGATCGGCCAAGACGCGTTCCAGGAGTGCGATACCGTCGGCATTACGCGGCCGTGCGTGAAGCACAATTTCCTCGTGAAGGACGTGCGCGAGCTCGCGCAAACCGTCAAGAAGGCGTTCTACATCGCGCGCACCGGCCGGCCCGGTCCGGTCCTCATCGACATCCCGAAGGACATCTCGAAGACGCCGTGCGAGTACGAGCCCGTCAAGAACGTGTCGCTGCGCTCGTACAACCCGGTCACGAAAGGCCATTCGGGGCAGATCCGCAAGGCGGTGTCGCTGCTGCTGTCCGCGAAGCGTCCGTACATCTACACGGGCGGCGGCATCATCCTCGCCGACGCGTCGCGCGAGCTGAACCAGTTCGCCGACCTGCTCGGCTATCCCGTCACGAACACGCTGATGGGCCTCGGCGGCTATCGCTCGTCGGACAGGAAATTCCTCGGCATGCTCGGCATGCACGGCACCTACGAAGCGAACATGGCGATGCAGCACTGCGACGTGCTGATCGCGATCGGCGCGCGCTTCGACGACCGCGTGATCGGCGATCCGGCGCACTTCGCGTCGCGCCCGCGCAAGATCATCCATATCGACATCGATCCGTCGTCGATCTCGAAGCGCGTGAAGGTCGACATCCCGATCGTCGGCGACGTGAAGGAAGTGCTCAAGGAGCTGATCGAGCAGTTGCAGACGGCCGAGCACGGCTCGGATGCCGACGCGCTCGCGCAGTGGTGGAAGGAAATCGAAGGCTGGCGCGGGACGGATTGCCTGAAGTACGACCGCGCGAGCGAGATCATCAAGCCGCAATACGTCGTCGAGAAGCTCTGGGAGCTCACCGACGGCAACGCGTTCGTCTGCTCGGACGTCGGCCAGCACCAGATGTGGGCCGCGCAGTTCTACCGCTTCAACAAGCCGCGCCGCTGGATCAACTCGGGCGGCCTCGGCACGATGGGCTTCGGCCTGCCCGCCGCGATGGGCGTCAAGATGGCGCACCCGGACGACGACGTCGTCTGCATCACGGGCGAGGGCTCGATCCAGATGTGCATCCAGGAGCTGTCGACCTGCAAGCAGTACGACACTCCGGTGAAGATCATTTCGCTGAACAACCGCTACCTCGGCATGGTCCGCCAATGGCAGCAGATCGAATACAGCAAGCGCTATTCGCATTCGTACATGGATGCGCTGCCCGATTTCGTGAAGCTCGCGCAGGCGTACGGCCATATCGGGATGCGCATCGAAAAATCCGCGGACGTCGAGCCGGCGCTCAAGGAAGCGCTGAGCCTGAAGGACCGCACCGTGTTTCTCGACTTCCAGACCGACCCCACCGAGAACGTCTGGCCGATGGTCCAGGCCGGCAAGGGCATCACCGAGATGCTGCTCGGATCGGAAGATCTGTAA
- a CDS encoding UDP-2,3-diacylglucosamine diphosphatase translates to MGKKTSATSFFRDPAGLHAASAFLSGSAASDTLAPARPPAADTTRHDDNEPASHRYRTIWLSDIHLGTSGCQAGYLLDFLKHNESEYLYLVGDIIDGWQLRKGWYWPQAHNDVVQKILRKARKGTQVVYIPGNHDEAARQFCDLAFGEIHVRGEAFHTTLAGKRLWIVHGDLFDGVIQHAKWLAYLGDTLYTLILVLNRWFNRIRSRFGFQYWSLSQYLKHQVKNAVNFISSFEAVMTDEARRRGCDGVVCGHIHKAEIRDIDGVLYCNDGDWVESLSALVETMEGELKVVYWTVMRTPPAALPRKTKAATA, encoded by the coding sequence ATGGGCAAAAAAACGTCCGCGACCTCCTTCTTTCGTGATCCCGCTGGCCTGCACGCCGCCAGCGCCTTTCTGTCCGGCTCGGCGGCGAGCGACACGCTCGCGCCGGCCCGCCCGCCCGCCGCGGACACCACGCGGCACGACGACAACGAACCCGCCTCGCACCGCTACCGGACGATCTGGCTGTCGGACATCCATCTCGGCACGAGCGGCTGCCAGGCCGGCTACCTGCTCGACTTTCTGAAGCACAACGAATCGGAATACCTGTACCTCGTCGGCGACATCATCGACGGCTGGCAGCTCAGGAAAGGCTGGTACTGGCCGCAGGCGCACAACGACGTGGTGCAGAAGATCCTGCGCAAGGCGAGAAAGGGCACGCAGGTCGTCTACATCCCCGGCAACCACGACGAAGCCGCGCGCCAGTTCTGCGACCTCGCGTTCGGCGAGATCCACGTGCGCGGCGAGGCGTTCCACACGACGCTCGCGGGCAAACGTTTGTGGATCGTCCACGGCGACCTGTTCGACGGCGTGATCCAGCACGCGAAATGGCTCGCCTATCTCGGCGACACGCTGTACACGCTGATCCTCGTGCTCAACCGCTGGTTCAACCGGATCAGGAGCCGCTTCGGCTTCCAGTACTGGTCGCTGTCGCAATACCTGAAGCACCAGGTGAAGAACGCCGTGAACTTCATTTCGTCGTTCGAAGCAGTGATGACCGACGAAGCGCGCCGCCGCGGCTGCGACGGCGTCGTCTGCGGCCACATCCACAAGGCCGAGATCCGCGACATCGACGGCGTGCTGTACTGCAACGACGGCGACTGGGTCGAGAGCCTGTCCGCGCTCGTCGAGACGATGGAGGGCGAGCTGAAGGTCGTCTACTGGACCGTGATGCGCACGCCGCCCGCCGCGCTGCCGCGCAAGACCAAAGCCGCCACCGCCTGA